Proteins from a single region of Mycoplasma leachii PG50:
- a CDS encoding DAK2 domain-containing protein — MKKLELLKNMITSGVNNLYNHYPQIDKLNVFPVPDGDTGTNMNLTTTNGYNEVIDVEYESIGKFLSAFSRGLIMGARGNSGVIFSQIIKGLSLGMSNAKDLSVSEWKSGFNKASEIAYKAVMKPVEGTILTVIRETSEQINQLDDNIDIKKFWKQVVKNANNSLENTPNLLPLLKEVGVVDSGGYGLIKFLEGIEYYVSNEKVVAKLDKLETNTGGNIDMQIEEEFGYCTEAIVMLNNDWINKLQNSMIRDQLQIFGNTSIVVVIDNDILKVHTHSLSPGQVLQFLQQYGDFQTLKIENMNLQANKQVKNADQKWKENSNIKAERKLINEVAIISVVSSEKQKRYFENELGISFAINAGSKMNPSTEDFLQAIETVDAKTVFLLPNSGNVYLTAKQAEKLENKSKIYVIQTKTIQQGMVAILSFDPSVTHSKNYSYLSKAIKNVISFNITKAEKNTTYNGIQIKKDNLLAIVDNNIIGAEQTLEAIFDKQLSKYIKSKTEIITIFAGGETNEQDLVKLRKFLDEGYDVEYEIIDGGQETYNLLIAIE; from the coding sequence ATGAAAAAATTAGAATTATTAAAAAACATGATCACAAGTGGAGTTAATAATCTATACAATCATTATCCACAAATAGATAAATTAAATGTATTTCCTGTTCCTGATGGTGATACTGGAACTAATATGAATCTTACTACTACAAATGGTTATAATGAAGTTATTGATGTTGAATATGAAAGCATTGGTAAATTTCTATCAGCTTTTTCTAGAGGATTAATAATGGGGGCTAGAGGTAATTCTGGAGTTATTTTTAGTCAAATTATCAAAGGTCTATCTCTTGGAATGAGTAATGCTAAAGACTTATCTGTTAGTGAATGAAAATCTGGATTTAATAAAGCTAGTGAGATTGCTTATAAAGCTGTTATGAAACCAGTTGAAGGAACAATTTTAACAGTTATTAGAGAAACTAGTGAACAAATTAACCAGCTTGATGATAATATTGATATTAAAAAATTCTGAAAACAAGTAGTTAAAAATGCTAACAACTCTTTAGAAAACACCCCTAATTTATTGCCTTTATTAAAAGAAGTTGGTGTTGTGGATTCTGGTGGTTATGGATTAATTAAATTTTTAGAAGGTATTGAATATTATGTTTCTAATGAGAAAGTTGTTGCTAAATTAGATAAATTAGAAACTAATACTGGTGGAAACATTGATATGCAAATTGAAGAAGAATTTGGATATTGTACAGAAGCTATTGTTATGTTAAATAATGATTGAATTAATAAGCTACAAAATTCAATGATTAGAGATCAATTACAAATTTTTGGAAATACTTCTATAGTTGTAGTTATTGACAATGATATTTTAAAAGTACACACTCACTCACTTTCACCAGGGCAAGTACTACAATTTTTACAACAATATGGAGATTTTCAAACTTTAAAAATTGAAAATATGAATCTTCAAGCAAATAAACAAGTAAAAAATGCTGATCAAAAATGAAAAGAAAACTCAAACATTAAAGCTGAAAGAAAACTTATTAATGAAGTTGCAATTATTTCTGTAGTTTCAAGCGAAAAACAAAAACGTTATTTTGAAAATGAACTAGGAATTAGTTTTGCAATTAATGCTGGATCAAAAATGAACCCTTCAACTGAAGATTTCTTACAAGCAATAGAAACAGTTGATGCTAAAACAGTATTTTTATTACCAAACAGTGGAAATGTTTATTTAACTGCAAAACAAGCTGAAAAATTAGAGAATAAATCTAAAATCTATGTAATTCAAACAAAAACTATTCAACAAGGTATGGTAGCTATATTAAGTTTTGATCCTTCTGTTACTCATTCAAAAAATTATTCTTACTTATCTAAAGCAATTAAAAATGTAATTTCATTCAACATTACAAAAGCAGAAAAAAATACCACTTATAATGGTATTCAAATTAAAAAAGATAATCTATTAGCAATTGTTGATAATAATATTATTGGTGCTGAACAAACATTAGAAGCAATATTTGATAAACAATTATCAAAATATATTAAAAGTAAAACTGAAATAATCACTATTTTTGCTGGTGGTGAAACTAATGAACAAGATTTAGTTAAATTAAGAAAGTTCTTAGATGAAGGATATGATGTTGAGTATGAAATTATTGATGGTGGTCAAGAAACTTATAATTTATTAATAGCAATAGAATAA
- a CDS encoding BspA family leucine-rich repeat surface protein yields MKNILKFLSVITLIPTTSLLVISCTTQTKETKKTKKPNTEVKKPKNQTPTFSPNKQTIDEIKNILEQQSEAFGSFHTFQDVVDQIKVYAQNQGIKDLDKLELLDKTLANKNLIPGDNKNNFKLKYFDIEIPFVLKTVLQDEVKTKYSPTNLDEITQIGYKKYETHIRLNIEKKTITKVPVTLPLKINSFYNAFQNLKTQNIINLDKWNTSNVTSFTNAFNNAKNFNTNISNWNTSKVTDMSGVFFDAEKFDQPIGKWNTSKVTDMSAMFFGAKNFNQDLNNWDVKNVKNMAHMFWDATKFNGKITNWDISNVASTNNMFADAESFNQDISKWDTSNVIDMYGMFARAKSFRQSLKKWNVRKVAKAQNFRKEIENNLIEEKMPLFNQDVLNHIDQK; encoded by the coding sequence ATGAAAAATATCTTAAAGTTTTTAAGTGTGATTACTTTAATTCCAACTACAAGTTTATTAGTAATAAGTTGTACAACGCAAACAAAAGAAACTAAAAAAACCAAAAAGCCGAACACAGAAGTTAAAAAACCAAAAAACCAAACCCCAACTTTTAGCCCAAATAAACAAACAATTGATGAAATTAAAAATATTTTAGAACAACAAAGTGAAGCTTTTGGTAGTTTTCATACTTTCCAAGACGTTGTTGATCAAATTAAAGTTTATGCTCAAAACCAGGGTATTAAAGACTTGGATAAATTAGAACTTTTAGATAAGACACTAGCTAATAAGAATTTAATTCCTGGTGATAATAAAAATAATTTTAAACTTAAATATTTTGATATAGAAATCCCATTTGTTCTAAAAACTGTTTTACAAGATGAAGTAAAAACTAAATATTCACCTACTAATCTTGATGAAATAACACAAATAGGTTATAAAAAATATGAAACTCATATACGATTGAATATTGAAAAAAAGACTATTACAAAGGTTCCTGTAACATTACCATTAAAAATTAATTCATTCTATAATGCATTTCAAAATTTAAAAACTCAAAATATTATTAACCTTGATAAGTGAAATACATCAAATGTAACAAGTTTTACAAACGCATTTAATAATGCTAAAAACTTTAATACTAATATATCTAATTGAAATACTTCAAAAGTTACTGATATGAGCGGTGTTTTTTTTGATGCGGAAAAATTTGACCAACCAATTGGTAAGTGAAATACTTCAAAAGTTACTGATATGTCTGCTATGTTCTTTGGAGCAAAAAATTTTAATCAAGATTTAAACAATTGAGATGTTAAAAATGTAAAAAATATGGCACATATGTTTTGAGATGCCACAAAATTCAATGGAAAAATAACAAATTGAGATATTTCTAATGTTGCATCAACTAATAATATGTTTGCAGATGCCGAGTCTTTTAATCAAGACATTTCAAAATGAGACACATCAAACGTAATTGATATGTATGGAATGTTTGCTAGAGCAAAGTCATTTAGACAATCTTTAAAAAAATGAAATGTCAGAAAAGTTGCAAAGGCACAAAATTTTAGAAAGGAAATTGAAAATAATTTAATTGAAGAAAAAATGCCTCTTTTTAATCAAGATGTTTTAAATCATATTGATCAAAAATAA
- a CDS encoding Panacea domain-containing protein: MRPKYSYKDISDWFLSKESMTPKKLQKLTYYAEAWAYALFDEGILSDTSFQAWIHGPVSPELWRDYKVYGWNEIPKKENNDYKLDKNTLELLDAVWSTYGERTGYELEAISHSETPWINARKGLEELEASTKLIKPEDMKNYYRSIYTGD, encoded by the coding sequence ATGAGACCAAAATATAGTTACAAAGATATTTCAGATTGATTTTTATCAAAAGAAAGTATGACACCTAAAAAACTTCAAAAACTAACTTATTATGCTGAAGCATGAGCTTATGCATTATTTGATGAAGGCATTCTGAGTGATACATCATTTCAAGCGTGAATACATGGTCCTGTTTCTCCTGAATTATGAAGAGATTACAAAGTTTATGGATGAAATGAAATTCCAAAAAAAGAAAATAATGATTATAAATTGGATAAAAATACTCTAGAGCTTTTAGATGCAGTTTGGAGTACTTATGGTGAAAGAACTGGATATGAATTAGAAGCCATATCACACTCTGAAACACCTTGAATAAATGCAAGAAAAGGTTTAGAAGAATTAGAAGCATCAACTAAATTAATTAAACCAGAAGATATGAAAAATTATTATAGAAGTATTTATACAGGTGATTAA
- a CDS encoding MAG6450 family protein yields MKKSLTKELNWDKKSELSSKDKSYPFKIAIIHELDNGFDFKSLTISGLKNFHNLIYDILSKKLTIAQVEKLYMRTHSKPLEKRWVSEQLEIREIHLGKNRNPFRLFGYLNKDNYFVLTKIDPNHEYHD; encoded by the coding sequence TTGAAAAAAAGCTTAACTAAAGAACTAAATTGAGATAAGAAAAGTGAGCTATCATCTAAAGACAAATCATATCCATTTAAGATTGCTATTATTCATGAGTTAGATAATGGTTTTGATTTTAAATCACTTACAATAAGTGGTCTTAAAAATTTTCATAACTTAATATATGATATTTTGAGTAAAAAATTAACAATTGCTCAAGTTGAAAAATTATATATGAGAACACATTCTAAGCCACTTGAAAAAAGATGAGTAAGTGAGCAGTTAGAAATTAGAGAAATACATTTAGGAAAAAATAGAAATCCTTTTAGATTATTTGGCTATTTAAATAAAGACAATTATTTTGTTCTAACAAAAATAGATCCTAATCATGAATATCATGACTAA
- a CDS encoding RelA/SpoT family protein, with the protein MSFDYREIKDFKDLLTELKKYIKNKSELERIEQAYKYAFKCHFNQTRKNGDPYIYHPLSAAYYLAQWRMGPNTIIAGLLHDILEDTPIQKEELVELFNEEVANLVESVTKVSFFAKENRQQIKSKYLRKLYLSMSKDIRVIIIKIADRLHNIYTIKNLRSEKQKIIAQETLEIYSAIAHRIGMKSAKSLLEDRSFEILNPEEFKKITDLFNSDMEKRQQIINEIIVNLEQYLKKEKNIKIISIFGRPKTIYSIYRKMNVIGKNFEEISDLLAIRIITKSIDDCYKILGFIHQKYIPLAGKFKDYIATPKNNVYQSLHTTLSDSNGNIFEVQIRTEEMNQVAETGAAAHWRYKEGEIVDIAKKQKEIDDKIDIFSRILDLDQSDDQQLSIEQSIKDDLFTASIYVLTPNGAVITLPYGSTVLDFAYRIHTEIGEKTIGARIDGVFSPINTVLKSGEVVEVKTSPKQEPTHEWLKIVVTSNARNRIKKYLQKKINEETLDKKDQQKELIKKTETNINAYINQKDWKWKKKTADEILETVKSMGYNSLNDFLLDVAKGEFTINQAAEKVFIKQNYSKDDEAYASIKSKIIYDTSIKNDILVDGIKNIKTTLASCCMPIPYEEVVGFVTKNSGIKVHLKECINIDWTNMKSRLVVVQWNEAVAEKNMYTTKLKYFGIDRNKLLYDISKIISGLKVSIINANILTDQKSLLSSGEITVKIKNSTQLTQTISALRSIPGINGVERGISNQKIK; encoded by the coding sequence ATGTCTTTTGATTATCGTGAAATTAAAGATTTTAAAGATTTATTAACTGAGTTAAAAAAATATATTAAAAATAAAAGTGAATTAGAACGCATTGAACAAGCTTATAAATATGCGTTTAAATGTCATTTTAATCAAACTAGAAAAAATGGTGATCCTTATATTTATCATCCACTATCTGCTGCTTATTATTTAGCTCAATGAAGAATGGGACCAAATACTATTATTGCTGGATTATTACACGATATTTTAGAAGATACTCCTATTCAAAAAGAAGAGCTTGTAGAACTTTTTAATGAAGAAGTAGCCAATTTAGTTGAATCAGTTACTAAAGTAAGTTTTTTTGCAAAAGAAAATCGTCAACAAATTAAATCAAAATATTTAAGAAAACTTTATTTATCAATGTCAAAAGACATTAGAGTAATTATTATTAAAATTGCTGATAGATTACACAATATTTATACTATTAAAAATTTACGCTCTGAAAAACAAAAAATTATTGCTCAAGAAACATTAGAAATTTATTCAGCAATTGCTCATAGAATTGGTATGAAAAGTGCTAAGTCTTTATTAGAAGATAGATCATTTGAAATATTAAATCCAGAAGAATTTAAAAAAATCACTGATTTATTTAATAGTGATATGGAAAAACGCCAGCAAATTATTAATGAAATTATAGTTAATCTTGAACAATATTTAAAAAAAGAAAAAAATATTAAAATTATTAGTATTTTTGGAAGACCTAAAACTATATATTCTATTTATAGAAAAATGAATGTCATTGGTAAAAATTTTGAAGAAATTTCTGATTTATTAGCAATTAGAATTATTACAAAATCTATTGATGATTGTTATAAAATTTTGGGGTTTATTCATCAAAAATACATTCCTTTGGCTGGAAAATTTAAAGACTATATTGCAACTCCTAAAAATAATGTTTATCAATCTTTACATACTACTTTATCTGATTCAAATGGCAATATTTTTGAAGTTCAAATTAGAACTGAAGAAATGAATCAAGTTGCTGAAACTGGGGCAGCTGCACATTGAAGATATAAAGAAGGAGAAATTGTTGATATTGCTAAAAAACAAAAAGAAATAGATGATAAGATAGATATTTTTAGTCGAATTTTAGATTTAGATCAATCTGATGATCAACAATTATCAATTGAACAATCGATTAAAGATGATTTATTTACTGCTTCTATTTATGTTTTAACACCAAATGGAGCTGTGATCACTTTACCTTACGGATCAACTGTTTTAGATTTTGCTTATAGAATTCATACTGAAATTGGAGAAAAAACAATTGGAGCTAGAATTGATGGTGTGTTTTCACCAATTAATACTGTTTTAAAATCTGGAGAAGTTGTTGAAGTTAAAACATCTCCAAAACAAGAACCAACTCATGAATGGTTAAAAATTGTAGTTACTTCTAATGCAAGAAACAGAATTAAAAAATATTTACAAAAGAAAATTAATGAAGAAACATTAGATAAAAAAGATCAACAAAAAGAATTAATTAAAAAAACTGAAACTAATATTAATGCTTATATTAATCAAAAAGATTGAAAATGAAAGAAAAAAACAGCTGATGAAATATTAGAGACAGTTAAATCAATGGGTTATAACTCATTAAATGATTTTTTATTAGATGTAGCTAAAGGTGAATTTACAATAAATCAAGCTGCTGAAAAAGTTTTTATAAAGCAAAATTATTCAAAAGATGATGAAGCTTATGCAAGTATTAAATCAAAAATTATTTATGATACTAGTATTAAAAATGATATTTTGGTTGATGGTATTAAAAATATCAAAACTACTTTAGCAAGTTGTTGTATGCCAATTCCATATGAAGAAGTTGTTGGATTTGTTACTAAAAATAGTGGTATTAAAGTACATTTAAAAGAATGCATAAATATCGATTGAACTAATATGAAATCAAGATTAGTAGTTGTACAGTGAAATGAAGCTGTTGCTGAAAAAAATATGTACACTACTAAATTAAAATATTTTGGAATTGATAGAAATAAATTACTTTATGATATTAGTAAAATTATTTCAGGATTAAAAGTTTCAATTATTAATGCTAATATTCTTACTGATCAAAAATCATTATTATCTAGCGGAGAGATTACTGTTAAAATTAAAAATAGTACTCAGTTAACCCAAACAATTTCAGCTTTAAGATCTATACCTGGCATTAATGGAGTTGAAAGAGGAATTTCAAATCAAAAGATTAAATAA
- a CDS encoding chromosome segregation protein SMC, translating into MLFLKQIRASGFKSFADLTVMDFNYDMTGVVGPNGSGKSNITDAIRWTLGEQSTKTLRGSKMDDIVFSGNNEKKAADVAEVTLVFNNTHENFSSIKSDIVEITRKFDKNTRESEFYINSNKCKLKDVQSIALEAGLTRSSIAIISQGTVANFTESKPETKREIFDDAAGVSKYKKRKKETLLKLEKATENLTRLEDIAKEISRRLPNLERQSKKALEYQQKVNELKNIELYILTKDLRVLSNRIEELRIEKIEYETQIKKLTNEINMNQDEVNLIIDKDAEDNQKLSELNTKFNSLVQKIANLKVRKQKAELKEQENLNTKDQDEYKATLIKKQFDEKQISIKSEKDKITKAEDSLLELKEKYDYYTSKYNEIYREIETIRTAISRINIQLETIEHRKKTALNSYQDAISAILNNQKQISGVIGVLKTLINVKEEYQIAISVTASGHMNSLVMKTDQDVKKAIEFLKKNTNLGRVTFLPLNTLSPNLINPAQKQILEKSEGFVGFANELVEYSNEISKAVEYALANIIVVQTYDDAINLAKNTNFRFNIVSLDGQRILPHGAIIGGSAKNANIFAKQNSLNQDNNLEELKNKIEALEQKELIKTKELTEYKTANDNLRDQINDLNGIIRNSKNNLFNWTENLKELSDEHKSLIGKDLFTGIFSKNEESESIILSKQISELEIQRDEVQIEINSISFKRTQSMEKQKEMNSANSLKRNELDELKNHAGSINTEYNVLLQRRITIIDRLSNGYQITEETALTMDIPKIEDEQLAREKIIELTAYIQNIGNVNMDAIEEYKTEKERFDYYDQQIKDIYSAKEKLESIILDIDIAMESQFKQIIEDVNKALPDVFSKMFGGGYAELIYTDPNNILETGIDIKIFPLGKKITNLNLLSGGEKSLVALSVLFAILKARPLPLVILDEAEAPLDPVNVERFARYVRHFSDNTQFVIVTHREGTMTQCDSLFGVTMQTKGITKIINVKLVEAKNLH; encoded by the coding sequence ATGTTATTTTTAAAGCAGATTAGAGCTAGTGGGTTCAAATCATTTGCTGATCTTACAGTAATGGATTTTAATTATGATATGACTGGAGTTGTTGGTCCAAATGGTTCTGGAAAATCAAACATTACTGATGCAATTAGATGAACTTTAGGAGAACAATCAACTAAAACTTTACGTGGAAGTAAAATGGATGATATTGTCTTTAGTGGAAATAATGAAAAAAAAGCAGCTGATGTTGCTGAAGTAACATTAGTTTTTAATAATACTCATGAAAACTTTTCTTCAATCAAAAGTGATATTGTAGAAATTACTCGAAAGTTTGATAAAAACACTAGAGAAAGTGAATTTTATATTAATTCTAATAAATGTAAACTAAAAGATGTTCAATCTATTGCTTTAGAAGCGGGATTAACTAGATCAAGTATTGCTATTATTTCTCAAGGAACTGTTGCTAACTTTACTGAATCAAAACCTGAAACAAAAAGAGAAATTTTTGATGATGCAGCTGGAGTAAGTAAGTATAAAAAAAGAAAAAAAGAAACTTTATTAAAATTAGAAAAAGCAACTGAAAACTTAACAAGACTTGAAGATATTGCAAAAGAAATTTCTAGAAGATTACCAAATTTAGAACGTCAATCAAAAAAAGCTTTAGAATACCAACAAAAAGTCAATGAACTAAAAAATATTGAATTATATATTTTAACTAAAGATTTAAGAGTTTTATCAAATAGAATTGAAGAATTAAGAATAGAAAAAATAGAATATGAAACTCAAATTAAAAAGTTAACTAATGAAATTAATATGAATCAAGATGAAGTTAACTTAATTATTGATAAAGATGCTGAAGATAATCAAAAATTATCTGAACTTAATACTAAATTTAATTCATTAGTCCAAAAAATTGCAAATTTAAAAGTTAGAAAACAAAAAGCAGAATTAAAAGAACAAGAAAATCTTAATACAAAAGATCAAGATGAATATAAAGCAACTTTAATTAAAAAACAATTTGATGAAAAACAAATTAGTATTAAATCTGAAAAAGATAAAATCACTAAAGCTGAAGATTCATTATTAGAATTAAAAGAAAAATATGACTATTATACAAGTAAATATAATGAAATTTATAGAGAAATTGAAACTATTAGAACAGCAATTTCAAGAATTAATATTCAACTTGAAACAATAGAACATAGAAAAAAAACTGCTTTAAATTCATATCAGGATGCAATTAGTGCTATTTTAAATAATCAAAAACAAATTAGTGGAGTTATTGGTGTTTTAAAAACACTAATCAATGTAAAAGAAGAATATCAAATTGCTATTTCAGTAACAGCTAGTGGTCATATGAACTCACTAGTTATGAAAACCGATCAAGATGTTAAAAAAGCTATAGAATTTTTAAAAAAGAATACTAATTTAGGTAGAGTAACTTTTTTACCTTTAAATACTTTAAGTCCTAATTTGATTAATCCTGCTCAAAAACAAATATTAGAAAAAAGCGAAGGTTTTGTTGGCTTTGCTAATGAATTAGTAGAGTATTCTAATGAGATTTCAAAAGCTGTTGAATATGCTTTAGCAAATATAATAGTAGTGCAAACTTATGATGATGCTATTAATTTAGCAAAAAATACTAATTTTAGATTTAATATTGTTTCACTAGATGGACAAAGAATTTTACCACATGGAGCAATAATAGGTGGTTCAGCAAAAAATGCTAATATTTTTGCAAAACAAAATTCTTTAAATCAAGATAATAATTTAGAAGAATTAAAAAATAAAATAGAAGCTTTAGAACAAAAAGAATTAATAAAAACAAAAGAACTAACTGAATATAAAACAGCAAATGATAATTTAAGAGATCAAATTAATGATTTAAATGGTATTATCAGAAATTCCAAAAATAATTTATTCAATTGAACAGAAAATCTTAAAGAGTTATCTGATGAACATAAAAGCTTGATTGGTAAAGATTTATTTACTGGTATATTTAGTAAAAATGAAGAATCAGAATCAATTATATTATCAAAACAAATTTCAGAACTAGAAATTCAAAGAGATGAAGTTCAAATTGAAATTAATTCAATTTCTTTTAAACGTACTCAAAGTATGGAAAAACAAAAAGAAATGAATTCTGCTAACAGTTTAAAAAGAAATGAACTTGATGAATTAAAAAACCATGCAGGATCAATTAATACTGAGTATAATGTTTTATTACAAAGAAGAATAACAATAATTGACCGTTTATCTAATGGATATCAAATTACTGAAGAAACTGCTTTAACTATGGATATTCCAAAAATTGAAGACGAACAATTAGCAAGAGAAAAAATTATAGAATTAACTGCTTATATTCAAAATATCGGAAATGTTAATATGGATGCTATTGAAGAATATAAAACTGAAAAAGAACGTTTTGATTATTATGATCAACAAATAAAAGATATTTATAGTGCTAAAGAAAAATTAGAAAGTATTATCTTAGATATTGATATTGCAATGGAGTCTCAATTTAAACAAATTATTGAAGATGTTAATAAAGCTTTACCAGATGTATTTTCAAAAATGTTTGGTGGGGGTTATGCTGAATTAATTTATACTGATCCAAATAATATATTAGAAACAGGAATAGATATTAAAATTTTTCCACTAGGTAAAAAAATTACAAATCTAAACTTATTATCTGGAGGAGAAAAATCTCTAGTTGCTTTATCTGTATTGTTTGCTATTTTAAAAGCAAGACCTCTACCTTTAGTAATCTTAGATGAAGCTGAAGCTCCACTAGATCCAGTTAATGTTGAAAGATTTGCAAGATATGTAAGACATTTTTCAGATAATACTCAGTTTGTAATTGTTACTCATAGAGAAGGAACAATGACTCAATGTGATTCATTATTTGGAGTAACAATGCAAACTAAAGGAATAACAAAAATTATTAATGTTAAACTTGTTGAAGCTAAAAATTTACACTAA
- the rnc gene encoding ribonuclease III has protein sequence MNIKNFFEKYNIKINDQQIYKEALTHNSYANERKLKYSYQRLEFLGDAILQMYTSKFLFFNYSKLGEGELTRLRASIVREESLSRIARDINLGQLIRLGHSELMTKGYEKQSILADIFEALTAAIYLDQSEEGLLIWLEQTLFKYMKDPTFINVTKDFKSELQELLQSEKRSDLKYITENEEFFANENKTLYTVSINLDGQKFGVGKGYSKQEAEQNAASDCLSKLKKPLSN, from the coding sequence ATGAATATTAAAAACTTTTTTGAAAAATATAACATAAAAATAAATGATCAACAAATATATAAAGAAGCTTTAACTCATAATTCTTATGCTAATGAGCGTAAGTTAAAATATTCTTATCAAAGATTAGAATTTTTAGGTGATGCTATTTTACAAATGTATACTTCAAAATTCTTATTTTTTAATTACTCTAAATTAGGTGAAGGTGAACTGACCAGACTAAGAGCAAGTATAGTTAGAGAAGAATCATTATCTAGAATTGCTAGAGATATTAATTTAGGTCAATTAATAAGATTAGGTCATAGTGAACTAATGACTAAAGGTTATGAAAAACAATCAATTTTAGCTGATATATTTGAAGCTTTAACTGCAGCTATTTATTTGGATCAAAGTGAAGAAGGATTATTAATTTGACTAGAGCAAACTTTATTTAAATATATGAAAGATCCCACTTTTATTAATGTTACAAAAGACTTTAAATCTGAATTACAAGAATTATTACAATCAGAAAAAAGAAGTGATTTAAAATACATTACTGAAAATGAAGAATTTTTTGCAAATGAAAATAAAACTTTATACACAGTTAGCATTAATTTAGATGGGCAAAAATTTGGAGTTGGTAAAGGTTATTCTAAACAAGAGGCTGAACAGAATGCTGCTAGTGATTGTTTGTCAAAACTTAAAAAACCATTAAGTAATTAA
- the plsX gene encoding phosphate acyltransferase PlsX, which produces MYKIAFDVMGSDLGSLTAIKAASEFIKEHDDLYLIFVGDETEIKTALEQNPIDKNKYEILPTSQVIDMNGSILDIRRKKDASIIRTLELVRDQKVDGMLTAGNSAAFISAAHFILGELNNIVRAGFMPTMPNAKNKLTLLLDVGANNENTPEDLINYAKMANIYYKEVLKNPNATVGLLNIGTEKSKGLELQKQTFKQLEKLKNIKFIGNVESRDVLTGNVDIIVTDGYSGNICLKACEGAAKVLLNEIKKEITSSFVRKLAALVLKKSFKNVAAKFDYKNHAGAILLGVKGICFKSHGSSDVRSFKATLRMTLDAIKNNIVKKIEKGLIKNEY; this is translated from the coding sequence ATGTACAAAATAGCTTTTGATGTAATGGGATCAGATTTAGGAAGTTTAACAGCTATAAAAGCAGCTAGTGAATTTATTAAAGAACATGATGATTTATATTTAATTTTTGTTGGAGATGAAACTGAAATTAAAACTGCTTTAGAGCAAAACCCAATTGATAAAAATAAATATGAAATTTTACCAACTAGTCAAGTAATTGATATGAATGGATCAATTCTAGATATTAGAAGAAAAAAAGATGCATCTATTATTAGAACTTTAGAACTTGTAAGAGATCAAAAAGTTGATGGAATGCTAACAGCTGGAAATTCGGCTGCTTTTATAAGTGCTGCTCATTTTATTTTAGGTGAACTAAATAATATAGTTCGTGCTGGTTTTATGCCAACAATGCCTAATGCTAAAAATAAATTAACTTTATTATTAGATGTTGGGGCAAATAATGAAAATACACCTGAAGATTTAATAAATTATGCAAAAATGGCAAATATTTACTATAAAGAAGTTTTAAAAAATCCTAATGCAACTGTTGGATTATTAAATATTGGAACTGAAAAATCTAAAGGTTTAGAATTACAAAAACAAACTTTTAAACAATTAGAAAAACTAAAAAATATAAAATTTATTGGAAACGTTGAATCAAGAGATGTACTAACTGGTAATGTTGATATTATTGTAACTGATGGTTATAGTGGGAATATATGTTTAAAAGCTTGTGAGGGTGCTGCGAAAGTTTTATTAAATGAAATTAAAAAAGAAATTACTTCATCATTTGTTAGAAAACTAGCTGCTTTAGTTTTAAAAAAATCATTTAAAAATGTTGCTGCTAAATTTGACTATAAAAATCATGCTGGAGCTATTTTATTAGGTGTAAAAGGAATTTGTTTTAAATCACACGGTTCAAGTGATGTTAGATCGTTTAAAGCAACACTAAGAATGACTTTAGATGCTATTAAAAATAATATTGTTAAAAAAATAGAAAAAGGATTAATAAAAAATGAATATTAA